The following are encoded together in the Neofelis nebulosa isolate mNeoNeb1 chromosome 9, mNeoNeb1.pri, whole genome shotgun sequence genome:
- the CAD gene encoding CAD protein isoform X1, giving the protein MAALMLEDGSVLRGQPFGAAVSTAGEVVFQTGMVGYPEALTDPSYKAQILVLTYPLIGNYGIPADEMDEFGLSKWFESSGIHVAGLVVGECCPTPSHWSATHTLHQWLEQHGIPGLQGVDTRELTKKLREQGSLLGKLVQDGTEPSALPFLDPNARPLVPEVSIKAPRVFNAGGTPRILALDCGLKYNQIRCLCQRGAEVTVVPWDHALDSQEYEGVFLSNGPGDPASYPSVVSTLSRVLSEPDPRPVFGICLGHQLLALAIGAKTYKMRYGNRGHNQPCLLVGSGRCFLTSQNHGFAVETDSLPAGWLPLFTNANDRSNEGIVHDSLPFFSVQFHPEHQAGPSDMELLFDIFLETVKEATAGNPGGQTVRERLVERLCPPGIPTPGSGLPPPRKVLILGSGGLSIGQAGEFDYSGSQAIKALKEENIQTLLINPNIATVQTSQGLADKVYFLPITPHYVTQVIRNERPDGILLTFGGQTALNCGVELTKAGVLARYGVRVLGTPVETIELTEDRRAFASRMAEIGEHVAPSEAANSLEQAQAAAERLGYPVLVRAAFALGGLGSGFASNREELSALVAPAFAHTSQVLVDKSLKGWKEIEYEVVRDAYGNCVTVCNMENLDPLGIHTGESIVVAPSQTLNDREYQLLRQTAIKVTQHLGIVGECNVQYALNPESEQYYIIEVNARLSRSSALASKATGYPLAYVAAKLALGIPLPELRNSVTGGTAAFEPSLDYCVVKIPRWDLSKFLRVSTKIGSCMKSVGEVMGIGRSFEEAFQKALRMVDENCVGFDHTVKPVSDMELETPTDKRIFVVAAALWAGYSVERLYELTRIDRWFLHRMKRIIAHAQLLEQHRGQPLPPDLLHQAKRLGFSDKQIALAVLSTELAVRKLRQELGICPAVKQIDTVAAEWPAQTNYLYLTYWGTTHDLTFRTPHVLVLGSGVYRIGSSVEFDWCAVGCIRQLRKMGYKTIMVNYNPETVSTDYDMCDRLYFDEISFEVVMDIYELENPEGVILSMGGQLPNNMAMALHRQQCRVLGTSPEAIDSAENRFKFSRLLDTIGISQPQWRELSDLESARQFCQTVGYPCVVRPSYVLSGAAMNVAYTDGDLERFLSSAAAVSKEHPVVISKFIQEAKEIDVDAVARDGVVAAIAISEHVENAGVHSGDATLVTPPQDITAKTLERIKAIVHAVGQELQVTGPFNLQLIAKDDQLKVIECNVRVSRSFPFVSKTLGVDLVALATRVIMGEEVEPVGLMTGSGVVGVKVPQFSFSRLAGADVVLGVEMTSTGEVAGFGESRCEAYLKAMLSTGFKIPKKNILLTIGSYKNKSELLPTVRLLESLGYSLYASLGTADFYTEHGVKVTAVDWHFEEAVDGECPPQRSILEQLAENHFELVINLSMRGAGGRRLSSFVTKGYRTRRLAADFSVPLIIDIKCTKLFVEALGQIGPAPPLKVHVDCMTSQKLVRLPGLIDIHVHLREPGGTHKEDFASGTAAALAGGVTMVCAMPNTRPPIIDAPALALAQKLAEAGARCDFALFLGASSENAGTLGAVAGSAAGLKLYLNETFSELRLDNVAQWMEHFETWPSHLPIVAHAERQSVAAILMVAQLTQRSVHICHVARKEEILLIKAAKARGLPVTCEVAPHHLFLSRDDLERLGPGKGEVRPELGSRQDVEALWENMAVIDCFASDHAPHTLEEKCGPRPPPGFPGLETMLPLLLTAVSEGRLTLDDLLQRLHHGPRRIFHLPPQEDTYVEVDLEHEWTIPSHMPFSKAHWTPFEGQKVKGTVRRVVLRGEVAYIDGQVLVPPGYGQDVRKWPQGVVPQLAPPAPATSEITTTPERPRRAIPGLPDGRFHLPPRIHRASDPGLPAVFLRPGAGIPRGSRTWAEEPKEKSSRKAAEPELMGTLDGTCYPPPPVPRQASPQNLGTPGLLHPQTSPLLHSLVGQHILSVQQFTKDQMSHLFNVAHTLRMMVQKERSLDILKGKVMASMFYEVSTRTSSSFAAAMARLGGAVLSFSEATSSVQKGESLADSVQTMSCYADVVVLRHPQPGAVELAAKHCRRPVINAGDGVGEHPTQALLDIFTIREELGTVNGMTITMVGDLKHGRTVHSLACLLTQYRVSLRYVAPPSLRMPPNVRAFVAARGTKQEEFESIEEALPDTDVLYMTRIQKERFDSSQEYEACFGQFILTPHIMTRAKKKMVVMHPMPRVNEISVEVDSDPRAAYFRQAENGMYIRMALLATVLGRF; this is encoded by the exons TGGTTTGAATCCTCAGGGATCCATGTGGCAGGACTGGTGGTGGGAGAGTGCTGCCCCACACCCAGCCACTGGAGCGCCACCCACACCCTGCATCAGTGGCTGGAACAGCATGGCATACCTGGCCTGCAAG GAGTGGATACTCGGGAGCTGACTAAGAAGTTGAGAGAGCAAGGGTCTCTGCTGGGAAAGCTGGTCCAAGATGGAACAGAGCCTTCAGCCCTGCCATTCTTGGACCCCAATGCCCGCCCCCTGGTGCCAGAGGTCTCGATTAAG GCTCCACGGGTCTTCAATGCAGGGGGCACCCCTCGGATCCTTGCTTTGGATTGTGGTCTCAAGTACAATCAGATCCGATGTCTGTGCCAGCGTGGAGCTGAGGTCACTGTGGTACCGTGGGACCATGCATTAGACAGCCAGG AGTATGAGGGTGTCTTCCTGAGTAATGGCCCTGGTGACCCCGCCTCCTATCCCAGTGTGGTATCCACACTGAGCCGTGTCTTATCTGAGCCTGATCCCCGACCTGTCTTCGGGATCTGTCTGGGACACCAGCTGTTGGCCTTAGCCATTGGGGCCAAGACATACAAGATGAG ATATGGGAACCGAGGCCATAATCAGCCATGCTTGCTAGTGGGCTCTGGGCGCTGCTTTCTGACATCCCAGAACCATGGGTTTGCTGTGGAAACAGACTCACTGCCAGCCGGCTGGCTTCCTCTCTTTACCAACGCCAATGATCGTTCCAATGAAGGCATTGTACATGACAGCCTGCCATTCTTCAG TGTCCAGTTTCACCCAGAGCACCAAGCTGGTCCTTCAGATATGGAGCTGCTTTTTGATATCTTTCTGGAAACTGTGAAAGAAGCCACAGCTGGGAACCCCGGGGGCCAGACAG TTCGAGAGCGGCTGGTTGAGCGCCTCTGTCCCCCTGGGATTcccaccccaggctctgggcttccACCACCACGAAAGGTTCTGATCCTGGGCTCTGGGGGCCTCTCCATTGGCCAAGCTGGAGAGTTTGACTACTCAGGCTCTCAG GCGATTAAGGCCCTGAAGGAGGAAAACATCCAGACGTTGCTGATAAACCCCAACATTGCCACAGTGCAGACTTCCCAGGGGCTGGCTGACAAAGTCTATTTCCTTCCCATAACGCCTCACTATGTAACCCAG gTGATCCGTAATGAGCGCCCAGATGGCATCTTACTGACTTTTGGGGGCCAGACAGCTCTGAATTGTGGTGTGGAGCTAACCAAGGCTGGAGTGTTAGCTCGGTATGGGGTCCGGGTCCTGGGCACACCTGTGGAAACCATTGAACTGACTGAAGATCGGCGGGCATTTGCCTCCAGGATGGCAGAGATTGGAGAGCATGTGGCCCCCAGTGAGGCGGCAAATTCTCTTGAACAG GCCCAGGCAGCTGCTGAGCGGCTGGGATATCCTGTGCTGGTTCGTGCGGCCTTTGCCCTGGGTGGCCTGGGCTCTGGCTTTGCCTCCAACAGGGAGGAGCTCTCTGCTCTTGTGGCCCCAGCTTTTGCCCATACTAGCCAAGTGCTGGTAGATAAGTCCCTGAAGGGATGGAAGGAGATTGAGTACGAAGTGGTGAGAGATGCCTATGGCAACTGTGTCACG GTGTGTAACATGGAGAATTTGGACCCATTGGGCATCCACACTGGAGAATCCATAGTCGTGGCTCCAAGCCAGACACTGAATGACAGGGAATACCAGCTACTGCGGCAGACAGCCATCAAGGTGACCCAGCACCTTGGAATCGTCGGGGAATGCAATGTGCAGTACGCCTTGAACCCCGAGTCTGAGCAG TATTACATCATTGAAGTGAATGCCAGGCTCTCTCGAAGCTCTGCCCTGGCCAGTAAGGCCACAGGTTATCCACTGGCCTATGTGGCAGCGAAGCTAGCATTGGGCATCCCTCTACCTGAGCTCAG GAACTCAGTGACAGGGGGAACAGCGGCTTTTGAACCTAGCCTGGATTATTGTGTGGTAAAGATCCCTCGCTGGGACCTCAGCAAGTTCCTCCGTGTCAGCACAAAGATCGGGAGCTGCATGAAGAGCGTCG GTGAAGTCATGGGCATTGGGCGTTCTTTTGAGGAAGCCTTCCAGAAGGCTCTTCGCATGGTAGATGAGAACTGTGTGGGCTTTGATCACACAGTAAAGCCGGTCAGTGACATG GAGTTGGAGACGCCAACTGATAAGCGGATCTTTGTGGTAGCAGCTGCTCTGTGGGCTGGCTATTCTGTGGAGCGGCTGTATGAACTCACACGCATCGACCGCTGGTTCCTGCACCGGATGAAGCGGATTATAGCACACGCCCAACTGCTGGAACAGCACCGTGGACAGCCTTTGCCCCCAGACCTGCTACACCAGGCCAAGCGCCTTGGCTTCTCAGACAAGCAGATCGCCCTTGCGGTTCTGAG CACAGAGCTGGCGGTTCGCAAACTGCGTCAGGAGTTGGGAATCTGCCCAGCAGTGAAACAGATTGACACAGTTGCAGCTGAGTGGCCAGCCCAGACAAATTATTTGTACCTGACATACTGGGGCACCACCCATGATCTCACCTTTCGAACGCCTCACGTCCTGGTCCTTGGCTCTGGCGTCTACCGTATAGGCTCCAGCGTTGAGTTTGACTGGTGTGCTGTGGGCTGCATCCGGCAGCTCCGAAAG ATGGGATATAAGACCATCATGGTGAACTACAACCCAGAGACAGTCAGCACTGACTATGACATGTGTGACCGACTCTACTTTGATGAGATCTCTTTTGAG GTGGTGATGGACATCTATGAGCTAGAGAACCCTGAAGGTGTGATCCTATCTATGGGTGGACAGCTGCCCAACAACATGGCCATGGCTCTGCATCGGCAGCAGTGCCGGGTGCTGGGTACTTCCCCTGAAGCCATCGACTCGGCTGAGAACCGTTTCAAGTTCTCCCGGCTCCTCGACACCATTGGTATCAGCCAACCTCAGTGGAGGGAACTCAGTGACCTAGAG TCTGCTCGCCAGTTCTGCCAGACAGTGGGGTACCCCTGCGTGGTGCGCCCCTCCTACGTGCTGAGTGGCGCTGCTATGAATGTGGCCTACACTGACGGGGACCTGGAGCGCTTCCTGAGCAGTGCAGCAGCCGTCTCTAAGGAGCACCCTGTGGTCATCTCCAAGTTCATCCAGGAGGCTAAG GAGATTGATGTGGATGCTGTGGCCCGTGATGGTGTAGTGGCAGCCATTGCCATCTCTGAGCATGTGGAGAATGCAGGCGTGCATTCAGGCGATGCCACACTGGTGACCCCACCGCAGGACATCACTGCCAAAACCCTGGAGCGGATTAAAGCCATTGTGCACGCTGTGGGTCAGGAGCTGCAGGTCACAGGACCCTTCAATCTGCAGCTCATTGCCAAG GATGACCAGCTGAAAGTTATCGAATGCAACGTGCGTGTCTCTCGCTCCTTCCCTTTCGTCTCGAAGACACTAGGTGTGGACCTAGTAGCCTTGGCCACACGCGTCATCATGGGGGAAGAAGTGGAACCTGTGGGGCTCATGACTGGCTCCGGAGTCGTGGGGGTAAAG GTGCCTCAGTTCTCGTTCTCACGCTTGGCGGGTGCTGATGtggtgttgggtgtggagatgacCAGTACCGGGGAAGTGGCTGGTTTCGGGGAGAGCCGTTGCGAGGCCTACCTCAAGGCCATGCTAAGCACTGGCTTTAAGATCCCCAAGAAGAACATCTTGCTGACCATTGGCAGCTATAAG AACAAAAGTGAGCTGCTCCCAACTGTGCGGCTGCTGGAGAGCCTGGGCTACAGCCTCTACGCCAGCCTGGGCACTGCTGACTTCTACACTGAGCATGGTGTCAAG GTAACAGCTGTGGACTGGCACTTTGAGGAGGCAGTGGATGGTGAGTGCCCACCGCAGCGAAGCATCTTGGAGCAGCTGGCTGAGAATCACTTTGAGCTAGTGATTAACCTGTCAATGCGTGGAGCTGGGGGCCGGCGTCTCTCTTCTTTTGTCACCAAGGGCTACCGTACCCGGCGCCTGGCCgctgacttctctgtgcctctcatcATCGATATCAAGTGCACCAAACTGTTTGTAGAG GCCCTAGGCCAGATTGGGCCAGCCCCTCCTTTGAAGGTGCACGTTGACTGTATGACTTCCCAAAAGCTTGTGCGACTACCTG GACTGATTGACATCCATGTGCACCTGCGGGAACCAGGGGGGACACACAAGGAGGACTTTGCCTCAGGCACAGCTGCTGCCTTGGCTGGGGGCGTGACCATGGTGTGTGCCATGCCTAATACCCGGCCCCCTATCATTGAtgcccctgccctggccctggcccagaAG CTGGCAGAGGCTGGCGCACGCTGTGACTTTGCCTTATTTCTTGGGGCCTCGTCAGAAAATGCAGGGACCCTGGGTGCTGTGGCTGGGTCTGCTGCTGGGCTAAAGCTCTACCTCAACGAAACCTTCTCTGAGCTTCGGCTGGACAACGTGGCCCAGTGGATGGAG CACTTTGAGACATGGCCATCCCACCTCCCCATTGTCGCCCATGCGGAGCGACAGAGTGTCGCTGCCATCCTCATGGTGGCCCAGCTGACCCAGCGCTCAGTGCACATATGTCATGTGGCACGGAAGGAGGAG ATCCTGCTGATTAAAGCCGCAAAGGCCCGAGGGCTGCCAGTGACCTGTGAGGTGGCGCCCCACCATCTGTTTCTAAGCCGCGATGACCTGGAGCGCCTGGGGCCCGGGAAGGGCGAGGTCCGGCCTGAGCTTGGCTCCCGCCAGGATGTGGAGGCCCTGTGGGAGAACATGGCTGTCATCGACTGCTTCGCCTCAGATCATG CCCCCCACACCTTGGAGGAGAAGTGTGGGCCCAGGCCTCCACCAGGCTTCCCGGGGCTGGAGACCATGCTGCCGCTGCTGCTCACGGCTGTCAGCGAGGGCCGGCTCACTCTGGATGACCTACTGCAGCGGCTGCACCACGGTCCTCGGCGGATCTTCCACCTGCCCCCACAGGAGGACACCTATGTGGAG GTGGATCTGGAGCATGAATGGACCATCCCCAGCCACATGCCCTTCTCCAAGGCCCACTGGACACCCTTCGAAGGGCAGAAGGTCAAGGGCACCGTCCGCCGTGTGGTCCTACGAGGCGAGGTGGCCTATATTGACGGGCAG GTCCTGGTGCCCCCGGGCTACGGACAGGATGTACGCAAGTGGCCTCAGGGGGTTGTTCCCCAGCTCGCACCTCCAGCCCCTGCCACCAGTGAGATAACCACG ACACCCGAAAGGCCTCGCCGGGCTATCCCAGGGCTTCCCGATGGCCGCTTCCACCTGCCTCCCCGAATCCACCGAGCCTCTGACCCAGGTCTGCCAG CTGTGTTCCTCCGCCCAGGAGCTGGGATCCCACGGGGCAGCAGAACGTGGG CTGAAGAGCCAAAGGAAAAGTCCTCTCGGAAGGCAGCTGAACCAG AGCTCATGGGAACCCTCGATGGCACCTGCTACCCTCCACCACCAGTACCTAGACAGGCGTCACCCCAGAACCTGGGGACCCCTGGCCTGCTGCACCCCCAGACCTCACCCCTGCTGCACTCATTAGTGGGTCAACATATCCTGTCTGTCCAGCAGTTCACCAAGGATCAg ATGTCTCACCTGTTCAATGTGGCACACACACTGCGTATGATGGTACAGAAGGAGCGGAGCCTCGACATCCTCAAG GGGAAGGTGATGGCCTCCATGTTCTACGAGGTGAGCACGCGGACCAGCAGTTCCTTTGCGGCAGCCATGGCCCGGCTGGGGGGCGCTGTGCTCAGCTTCTCAGAAGCCACGTCTTCGGTCCAAAAGGGTGAATCCCTGGCTGACTCTGTGCAGACCATGAGCTGCTACGCCGACGTTGTTGTGCTTCGGCATCCCCAGCCTGGAGCCGTGGAG CTGGCAGCCAAGCACTGTCGAAGGCCAGTGATCAATGCTGGCGATGGGGTTGGAGAGCATCCCACGCAGGCCCTGCTGGACATCTTCACCATCCGGGAGGAGCTTGGGACTGTCAATGGCATGACG ATCACAATGGTGGGGGACCTGAAGCATGGACGCACGGTGCATTCCCTGGCCTGCCTGCTCACCCAGTACCGTGTCAGCCTGCGCTACGTGGCACCTCCCAGCCTGCGCATGCCACCCAATGTGCGGGCCTTTGTGGCAGCCCGCGGCACCAAGCAG gaGGAATTTGAGAGCATTGAGGAAGCGCTGCCTGACACTGATGTGCTCTACATGACCCGAATCCAGAAGGAACGCTTTGACTCTAGTCAGGAGTATGAAGCT